One Anaerohalosphaeraceae bacterium genomic region harbors:
- a CDS encoding sigma factor, with translation MDKAYKDLGEEFVFLMSTNQRKIYSYILAAVGRQSIADEIMQQTSLTMWRNFARFQRGTNFTAWGKEIAKYEIFT, from the coding sequence ATGGATAAAGCGTACAAGGATTTAGGTGAAGAATTTGTTTTTTTGATGTCCACAAACCAGCGGAAGATTTATTCATACATCTTGGCGGCTGTAGGCAGGCAGTCTATCGCCGATGAAATTATGCAGCAGACTTCCCTGACAATGTGGCGAAATTTTGCCCGCTTTCAAAGAGGCACGAATTTTACCGCCTGGGGGAAAGAAATTGCCAAGTATGAAATTTTTACATAA